From Streptosporangium album, the proteins below share one genomic window:
- a CDS encoding LysE family translocator, producing the protein MDVLSSILSFAVVVGLLTLTPGLDTALVLRTSLLSGRRSAWGVVLGIQAGTLLWGALTAAGLSALLAASHLAYEVLRWAGAAYLVWMGAQMLWRSRKGKGDADEAAASGEPGNGEWWSAFRRGLLTNLLNPKVGVFYVAMLPQFMPDGVPHVVMGLLLAGVHVCEGALWCALLIGFTGLVRDWLRRPSVRRGLDRLTGLIVIGFGLRLAAQQQ; encoded by the coding sequence GTGGACGTTCTCAGTTCGATCCTTTCGTTCGCCGTCGTCGTGGGGCTGCTGACGCTCACGCCCGGGCTGGACACCGCCCTCGTTCTACGCACGTCGCTGCTTTCCGGCAGAAGGTCGGCCTGGGGCGTGGTGCTCGGTATCCAGGCCGGAACACTGCTCTGGGGCGCCCTGACCGCTGCCGGCCTCTCCGCTCTCCTTGCGGCCTCCCACCTCGCCTACGAGGTCCTGCGCTGGGCGGGTGCGGCCTATCTCGTATGGATGGGCGCCCAGATGCTCTGGCGCAGCCGTAAAGGTAAAGGTGACGCGGATGAGGCCGCGGCGTCCGGAGAGCCCGGAAACGGTGAATGGTGGTCCGCGTTCCGCCGTGGCCTGCTGACCAATCTGCTCAACCCCAAGGTGGGCGTCTTCTACGTAGCGATGCTCCCCCAGTTCATGCCGGATGGTGTGCCCCATGTCGTGATGGGGCTCCTGTTGGCGGGCGTCCATGTCTGTGAGGGGGCGTTGTGGTGCGCCCTGCTCATCGGGTTCACCGGCCTGGTGCGCGACTGGTTGCGCAGACCGTCCGTCAGACGCGGCCTGGACCGGCTCACGGGCCTCATCGTGATCGGATTCGGCCTACGGCTGGCAGCGCAACAGCAGTGA
- a CDS encoding TetR/AcrR family transcriptional regulator — translation MTSPGADLPPRARPERPRRADAQRNYESLLASAKRVFDEQGVDAPLDDVARRAGVGNATMYRHFPTRRELIIAVYADEVTELCARGETLLGEEPPGDALFTWLRTFIAHVATKRELALALADDHGGQRSTLFHRWHAAMHASASALLTRAQRAGAVRADLDTSDLLALANGIALTGADSDQAERLLLLIRHGTDIGR, via the coding sequence ATGACGTCGCCCGGCGCCGACCTCCCACCGCGCGCCCGGCCGGAGCGTCCCCGCCGAGCGGACGCGCAACGCAACTACGAGTCGCTGCTGGCCTCGGCCAAGAGGGTCTTCGACGAGCAGGGCGTCGACGCGCCCCTCGACGACGTCGCCCGCCGGGCAGGGGTCGGTAACGCCACCATGTACCGCCACTTCCCGACCCGACGTGAGTTGATCATCGCCGTCTACGCCGACGAGGTGACGGAACTCTGTGCCCGGGGCGAGACCCTGCTCGGAGAGGAACCACCCGGTGACGCGCTCTTCACCTGGCTGAGAACATTCATCGCGCACGTCGCCACCAAACGGGAACTGGCGCTGGCGCTCGCCGACGATCACGGTGGACAACGCTCGACGCTGTTCCACCGCTGGCACGCGGCGATGCACGCGTCCGCGTCCGCGCTGCTCACCCGGGCGCAACGGGCCGGCGCCGTCCGCGCCGACCTCGACACGTCCGACCTTCTCGCACTGGCCAACGGCATCGCGCTGACCGGCGCGGACAGCGATCAGGCCGAGCGGCTCCTCCTCCTCATCCGGCACGGTACGGATATCGGCCGATGA
- a CDS encoding nucleotidyltransferase domain-containing protein — MFTVDRRRHVRTRLLERAREDERIVGAALTGSAARDAEDRWSDVDLFFGVADGVTVEEALSDWSAFAYRELGAIHHFDLHAGPATYRAFLLGELLEIDLGFTPAAAFGPLGSGGFRVVFGDAVERRQGETAPGHLIGLAWHHVLHARISIERGALWQAEYWISGIRDHILALACLRLGHPTAHAKGADRLPHDVTGPVREALVHTLDAGELSRALGAATRALLRELRETDSGIVETLEKPLLDLAAVS, encoded by the coding sequence ATGTTCACCGTTGATCGACGCCGGCACGTGCGGACGCGGCTGCTCGAACGGGCCCGCGAGGACGAGAGGATCGTCGGGGCCGCGCTCACCGGGTCTGCCGCACGAGACGCCGAGGACCGCTGGTCCGATGTGGACCTCTTCTTCGGAGTGGCGGACGGAGTCACGGTAGAGGAAGCGCTGAGCGACTGGAGCGCGTTCGCGTACCGAGAGCTCGGCGCGATCCACCACTTCGACCTTCACGCCGGTCCCGCGACCTACCGTGCCTTCCTTCTCGGTGAGCTGCTGGAGATCGACCTGGGGTTCACCCCCGCCGCCGCGTTCGGCCCGCTCGGCAGCGGAGGCTTCCGGGTCGTCTTCGGTGACGCGGTGGAGCGGCGACAGGGAGAGACCGCCCCGGGACACCTGATCGGCCTCGCCTGGCACCATGTTCTCCATGCCCGGATCTCCATCGAGCGCGGAGCTCTGTGGCAGGCGGAATACTGGATCAGCGGCATCCGCGACCACATCCTGGCCCTTGCCTGTCTCCGCCTGGGCCACCCCACGGCTCACGCCAAGGGCGCGGACCGCCTGCCTCACGACGTCACCGGACCCGTCCGGGAAGCGCTCGTCCACACGCTCGATGCCGGCGAGCTCTCCCGCGCCCTCGGTGCGGCGACGCGGGCACTCCTGAGGGAGCTGCGCGAGACCGATTCGGGGATCGTCGAAACCTTGGAGAAGCCGCTGCTCGACCTGGCGGCCGTCTCGTAG
- a CDS encoding tyrosine-type recombinase/integrase, with protein sequence MALLKAHRKVQAAERLKAGDRWEDHDLVFATPHGSPIERTEDWKVWKVILKQAGVRDVRVHDARHTAATLLIEQGVNIRVVQEVLGHTRVTTTERYTHVSTPLMRDAGERLALALWGKP encoded by the coding sequence CTGGCGCTCCTCAAGGCACACCGCAAGGTCCAGGCCGCGGAACGCCTCAAGGCGGGGGACCGCTGGGAGGACCACGACCTCGTGTTCGCCACCCCGCACGGTAGCCCGATCGAACGCACCGAGGATTGGAAGGTGTGGAAGGTGATTCTCAAGCAGGCCGGAGTACGGGACGTCAGGGTGCACGACGCTCGTCACACGGCTGCGACGCTCCTCATCGAGCAGGGTGTGAACATCCGCGTCGTTCAGGAAGTCCTCGGCCACACGAGAGTGACCACGACCGAGCGGTACACGCACGTTTCCACACCACTCATGCGTGACGCCGGGGAGCGGCTGGCCTTGGCACTCTGGGGAAAACCGTGA
- a CDS encoding YceI family protein yields the protein MTTRTWEDLQLPTAGTFALDAAHTHIGFTVKHMMVSKVRGSFTDFAGTVTVAENPLDSSAQLSIKAGSINTGIADRDGHLRSDDFLSTEKFPEITFRSTRVTGHSGDEFTLLGDLTIRDLTKQVELTVEYGGAGTNPWGQDVWGFSITTEIDREEFGLTWNQALETGGVLVGKKIKIEIEGEANPA from the coding sequence ATGACCACTCGGACCTGGGAAGACCTTCAGCTCCCCACCGCCGGCACCTTCGCCCTTGACGCCGCCCACACCCACATCGGCTTCACCGTCAAGCACATGATGGTGAGCAAGGTCCGTGGAAGCTTCACCGATTTCGCCGGGACGGTCACGGTCGCCGAGAACCCTCTCGACTCCTCCGCCCAGCTCTCGATCAAGGCCGGGAGCATCAACACCGGTATCGCCGACCGTGACGGGCACCTGCGCAGCGACGACTTCCTCTCGACGGAGAAGTTTCCTGAGATCACCTTCCGCAGCACCCGCGTGACCGGCCACTCCGGCGACGAGTTCACCCTCCTGGGTGACCTCACCATCCGCGACCTCACCAAGCAGGTCGAGCTCACCGTCGAGTACGGCGGCGCCGGCACCAACCCCTGGGGCCAGGATGTCTGGGGTTTCTCCATCACGACCGAGATCGACCGTGAGGAGTTCGGCCTGACCTGGAACCAGGCCCTGGAGACCGGCGGCGTCCTGGTCGGCAAGAAGATCAAGATCGAGATCGAGGGCGAAGCCAACCCCGCCTGA
- a CDS encoding MarR family winged helix-turn-helix transcriptional regulator: MIPFDDSRLTAMGLLAEAYSGLLAKTHLSFSAGGLSDIDFEALIRLARSPGQSLRMSDLAAQTGLSTSGVTRVVDRLEREGLVMRQPCSTDRRASYAAITDAGVDRLGVVLPQHLTDVETWFTGLLSPEQLSTFLDTLRIIRDAVRPCATAGAERGAAEGELAPSD; this comes from the coding sequence GTGATCCCCTTTGACGATTCCCGGCTGACCGCGATGGGCCTCCTTGCCGAGGCCTACAGCGGTCTGCTGGCGAAGACGCACCTGTCCTTCTCGGCCGGGGGGCTCTCGGACATCGACTTCGAGGCCCTGATCCGGCTGGCACGCTCGCCGGGCCAGAGCCTGCGCATGAGCGACCTGGCCGCGCAGACCGGACTGTCCACCAGTGGGGTGACCAGAGTCGTGGACCGGCTGGAGCGCGAGGGGCTGGTCATGAGGCAGCCATGTTCCACTGACCGCCGAGCCTCCTACGCGGCCATCACCGACGCGGGCGTCGACCGGCTCGGCGTCGTGCTCCCCCAACACCTGACCGATGTCGAAACCTGGTTCACCGGCCTGCTCTCTCCCGAGCAGCTCAGCACCTTCCTGGACACGCTCAGAATCATCCGCGACGCCGTACGGCCATGTGCCACGGCGGGGGCGGAACGGGGGGCGGCGGAGGGTGAGCTCGCACCGTCCGACTGA
- a CDS encoding SigE family RNA polymerase sigma factor yields MIAVTGGTHEEFREYVVARGPALLRAAHQLTGHPNDAEDLLQTALVKTYLAWDRIQDRAALDAYVRRAMVNINISWWRRRKLEEYPSEEIPEPALAGGHVYLPEQVEQALDRLPTRMRAAVMLRYYEDMTEPEIAKALGISVGTVKSTVSRAMAKLRGDLTIPEQRRLESRTSA; encoded by the coding sequence GTGATCGCGGTGACCGGCGGAACCCATGAGGAGTTCCGCGAGTACGTCGTTGCTCGCGGACCCGCTCTGCTGCGCGCCGCCCACCAGCTCACCGGCCATCCCAACGACGCCGAGGACCTGCTCCAGACGGCGCTGGTCAAGACCTACCTCGCCTGGGACCGCATTCAGGACCGCGCGGCCCTGGACGCCTACGTGCGCCGGGCGATGGTCAACATCAACATCTCCTGGTGGCGACGGCGCAAGCTGGAGGAATATCCCTCGGAGGAGATCCCCGAGCCGGCCCTCGCCGGTGGTCATGTCTACCTGCCCGAGCAGGTGGAGCAGGCCCTCGACCGGCTTCCCACCCGCATGCGGGCCGCCGTCATGCTGCGCTACTACGAGGACATGACCGAACCGGAGATCGCCAAGGCATTGGGGATCAGCGTCGGCACGGTGAAGAGCACCGTCTCGCGGGCCATGGCCAAGCTCCGCGGCGATCTCACCATCCCGGAGCAGCGGCGGCTGGAATCGCGGACCAGCGCCTGA
- a CDS encoding MauE/DoxX family redox-associated membrane protein translates to MLTTIAAAQLPVLVALLLAGALAKVRTAVNDSEPGGLSRLGPAVLMASRWQVPAMLGCAAAELSLLVGLTATGHPFFRWGTAAFFAVSTYVLWELRRRRPDVGCGCFGEVSAIPVGLRSLGRTMVLTAMALGTVWAPPVPGWSVLAGITWSQALAAAGGLLVLIVLSPEVEEAAARIRHRAPCEQRPLDPATALSRLRSSAAWRSHERLLSSTDPTDSWRELCWRFFVYPGRSHAGDPADVVFAIYLSGRHPAVRVAMVGFDGRPIEIGSLPESIRVSAGR, encoded by the coding sequence ATGTTGACGACGATCGCCGCCGCGCAGCTACCCGTGCTGGTCGCACTGCTCCTCGCGGGCGCACTCGCCAAGGTGCGGACGGCCGTGAACGACTCAGAACCGGGCGGGCTGAGCAGGCTGGGACCGGCGGTGCTGATGGCCAGCCGCTGGCAGGTGCCCGCCATGCTCGGCTGCGCCGCGGCAGAGCTCTCCTTGTTGGTCGGCCTGACGGCGACCGGTCATCCCTTCTTCCGGTGGGGCACGGCCGCGTTCTTCGCGGTGTCCACCTATGTCCTGTGGGAGCTGCGCCGCCGCCGACCGGACGTGGGCTGCGGCTGCTTCGGCGAGGTCAGCGCCATCCCGGTCGGGCTGCGCTCGCTGGGCCGCACCATGGTGCTGACCGCCATGGCTCTGGGGACGGTCTGGGCCCCGCCGGTCCCCGGCTGGTCGGTCCTGGCCGGCATCACGTGGTCGCAGGCACTGGCCGCGGCCGGGGGGCTGCTGGTGCTCATCGTGCTCTCCCCGGAGGTCGAGGAGGCCGCCGCCCGGATCCGGCATCGCGCTCCCTGCGAGCAGCGACCGCTGGATCCGGCGACCGCGCTCAGCCGCCTGCGGTCGAGCGCGGCCTGGCGGTCACACGAGAGACTTCTGTCCAGCACGGACCCGACCGACAGCTGGCGGGAGCTCTGCTGGCGGTTCTTCGTCTATCCGGGGCGCAGCCATGCGGGCGACCCGGCGGACGTGGTCTTTGCGATCTATCTGAGCGGGCGGCATCCAGCGGTGCGGGTGGCGATGGTCGGCTTCGACGGACGGCCGATCGAGATCGGCTCTCTGCCGGAATCTATCCGCGTATCGGCCGGACGATAG
- a CDS encoding AAA family ATPase, translating to MDPVRNPYAPGAGQRPPELAGRDRELQQFEIVLERVARGRPERSMVVTGLRGVGKTVLLNTFKSMAMQRLWGTGKIEARPDQSIRRPVAAALHLAIRELAPRHRAPERIEEFLGVLKAFAMRDPGAAKGTSHWSPGIDVPAARGRADSGDLEIDLTELFVDAAGVATDLGVGIALFIDEMQDVQTPDVSALCAACHELSQTGGPLIVVGAGLPHLPSVLSASKSYSERLFRYARIDRLDREAADLALIAPAESEGVEFTQDALDALYEAADGYPYFVQAYGKVAWDLALRSPITVDDIKVSAPEAEEELAVGFFGSRYERATPAERDYMHAMASIGDEPVATADVATGLGRKPSSLSPARDSLIKKGLIYSAERGLIAFTVPHFGKFLRSQPI from the coding sequence GTGGACCCCGTGCGCAATCCCTACGCCCCCGGTGCGGGGCAGCGTCCGCCAGAGCTCGCCGGACGCGACCGCGAGCTGCAGCAGTTCGAAATCGTCCTGGAGCGGGTGGCGCGTGGCCGCCCGGAGCGCAGCATGGTCGTCACCGGCCTGCGCGGCGTCGGCAAGACCGTCCTCCTCAACACCTTCAAGTCGATGGCCATGCAGCGTCTGTGGGGGACCGGCAAGATCGAGGCGCGGCCCGACCAGTCGATCAGGCGGCCGGTGGCGGCCGCCCTGCACCTGGCGATCCGCGAGCTGGCCCCCCGGCACCGAGCGCCCGAGCGGATCGAGGAGTTCCTCGGCGTGCTCAAGGCGTTCGCGATGCGCGACCCCGGCGCGGCCAAGGGCACCTCGCACTGGTCGCCCGGGATCGACGTGCCCGCCGCCCGGGGCCGCGCCGACTCCGGCGACCTGGAGATCGACCTCACCGAGCTGTTCGTCGACGCGGCCGGGGTGGCCACCGACCTCGGCGTCGGCATCGCCCTGTTCATCGACGAGATGCAGGACGTGCAGACCCCCGATGTCTCCGCCCTCTGCGCGGCCTGCCACGAGCTCTCGCAGACCGGTGGCCCGTTGATCGTGGTCGGCGCCGGCCTGCCGCACCTGCCCAGCGTCCTGTCGGCCAGTAAGAGCTACTCCGAGCGGCTCTTCCGTTACGCCAGGATCGACAGGCTCGATCGTGAGGCGGCAGACCTGGCGCTCATCGCACCGGCCGAGAGCGAGGGTGTGGAGTTCACCCAGGATGCCCTCGACGCGCTCTACGAGGCCGCCGACGGCTACCCCTACTTCGTCCAGGCCTACGGCAAGGTCGCCTGGGACCTCGCGCTGCGCAGCCCGATCACCGTCGACGACATCAAGGTCTCCGCGCCGGAGGCCGAGGAGGAGCTCGCGGTCGGCTTCTTCGGCAGCCGTTACGAACGGGCCACCCCGGCCGAGCGCGACTACATGCACGCGATGGCCTCTATCGGCGATGAGCCCGTGGCCACCGCCGATGTGGCCACCGGCCTTGGCCGCAAGCCGTCCAGCCTGTCTCCGGCCCGTGACAGCCTCATCAAGAAGGGGCTGATCTACAGCGCCGAACGCGGGCTGATCGCCTTCACGGTGCCACACTTCGGAAAGTTTCTGCGTTCTCAGCCCATCTGA
- a CDS encoding M15 family metallopeptidase, producing the protein MSKVSRDRLRHSWRPGCPVPVGDLRLITMTYWGFDHRPHTGELVVNKVAADDIVTVFGRLYGWRWPIYKMELVDAYKGDDFDSIEADNTSAFNCRPATGSSNWSQHAYGRAVDINPRENPYVTADGSVAHKNARRFAERPVYAPGVINPGDRVVRAFERLGWEWGGSWSGTKDYQHFSKGGG; encoded by the coding sequence GTGAGCAAGGTCTCCCGTGACCGGCTCCGACACTCCTGGCGTCCCGGCTGCCCGGTCCCCGTCGGCGACCTGCGACTGATCACGATGACCTACTGGGGATTCGATCACAGACCGCACACCGGCGAGCTGGTGGTGAACAAGGTCGCGGCCGACGACATCGTCACGGTCTTCGGCCGCCTGTACGGCTGGCGGTGGCCGATATACAAGATGGAGCTCGTCGACGCCTACAAGGGCGACGACTTCGACTCGATCGAGGCCGACAACACCTCGGCCTTCAACTGCCGCCCGGCGACCGGTTCGAGCAACTGGTCGCAGCACGCGTACGGCAGAGCCGTCGACATCAACCCCCGGGAGAACCCCTACGTCACCGCCGACGGCTCGGTGGCGCACAAGAACGCCCGCAGGTTCGCCGAGCGTCCTGTGTACGCCCCCGGCGTGATCAATCCCGGCGACCGGGTGGTCAGGGCGTTCGAGAGACTCGGCTGGGAGTGGGGCGGCTCCTGGTCGGGCACCAAGGACTACCAGCACTTCAGCAAGGGCGGCGGCTGA
- a CDS encoding NUDIX hydrolase: MAARDGDGWAYCDRGHRHWGVHGASGLLAVHHDVAGTPHILTQERAVWSHHGGTWGLPGGALDSHEDAVAGAFREAREEAALTGDGLRVQGVYRDDHGGWSFTTVIAEADGLLNAFPANSESADLRWLTPEQMAARNLHPGFAETWPVISRALGPLTVILDVANIVGARSEHGWWRDRAGAAAKLAAEVSALAGGGLRTLPDGLPSLERWFPRFTMVVEGAARGVSPLPGTSVIAAPGSGDDAIVQAVQDIPSWERVLVVTADRGLRERVTALGAQVTGPRWLLSQL; the protein is encoded by the coding sequence ATGGCTGCCAGGGACGGCGACGGATGGGCCTACTGCGACCGCGGGCATCGGCACTGGGGTGTGCACGGCGCGTCCGGCCTGCTCGCCGTCCACCACGACGTGGCCGGGACGCCCCACATCCTGACGCAGGAACGCGCCGTGTGGAGCCATCACGGCGGCACCTGGGGTCTGCCCGGCGGCGCTCTCGACAGCCACGAGGACGCCGTCGCCGGTGCGTTCCGTGAGGCCCGGGAGGAGGCGGCACTGACCGGTGACGGCCTCCGGGTCCAGGGGGTCTACCGCGACGACCACGGCGGCTGGTCGTTCACGACCGTGATCGCCGAGGCCGACGGCCTGCTGAACGCGTTCCCGGCCAACAGCGAGAGCGCCGACCTGCGCTGGCTGACCCCCGAACAGATGGCGGCCCGGAACCTGCACCCCGGCTTCGCCGAGACCTGGCCCGTGATCAGCCGGGCGCTCGGCCCCCTGACGGTCATCCTTGACGTCGCCAACATCGTGGGGGCCCGCTCCGAGCACGGATGGTGGAGGGACCGCGCCGGAGCCGCCGCCAAGCTGGCCGCCGAGGTGAGTGCCCTCGCCGGCGGCGGTCTGCGCACCTTACCTGACGGCCTCCCGTCGCTGGAGCGGTGGTTCCCGCGTTTCACCATGGTCGTGGAAGGCGCCGCCCGCGGCGTCTCACCGCTCCCGGGCACTTCCGTGATCGCCGCTCCGGGGAGCGGCGACGACGCCATCGTGCAGGCCGTACAGGACATTCCGTCCTGGGAGCGCGTCCTGGTCGTCACAGCCGACCGGGGCCTGCGCGAGCGGGTCACAGCTCTGGGAGCCCAGGTCACCGGTCCCAGGTGGTTGCTCTCCCAGCTGTGA
- a CDS encoding PrsW family glutamic-type intramembrane protease: MREHFRFYRHRWFKVWIAMAALSAALIAMTEAVGNRAVMPAAFFYGAAAGPVGLLVAIHDRTGIGASVPGVTLVGMFLFGGGVALLLGGYFDALFIPDKHGPSILQVGWIEESAKALPLLLVALTGRHLTKAAGVALGLSCATGFAIMESMSYAWKNVDHAGAVNAGMVLFMRGLATPFSHLAWTGLICAVAFGAWQARGRIVITFSVAGAFVAAAVLHSLNDGLLTLDIPGPVRLLFLVVAAVSYWLFYRATRDLVPGAAAGPAAVPGLASRPYAS, translated from the coding sequence ATGCGTGAACATTTTAGGTTCTACCGGCATCGGTGGTTCAAAGTGTGGATCGCCATGGCGGCGCTGTCGGCCGCACTCATCGCGATGACCGAGGCGGTCGGCAACCGCGCGGTAATGCCGGCGGCCTTCTTCTACGGAGCGGCGGCCGGACCGGTCGGGCTCCTGGTCGCCATCCACGACCGGACCGGGATCGGCGCCAGCGTCCCGGGTGTCACCCTGGTGGGGATGTTCCTGTTCGGCGGGGGTGTCGCCCTTCTGCTCGGTGGATACTTCGACGCCCTGTTCATCCCCGACAAGCACGGCCCCTCGATCCTGCAGGTCGGGTGGATCGAGGAATCGGCCAAGGCGCTCCCCCTCCTCCTGGTCGCGCTGACCGGCCGCCATCTCACCAAAGCCGCCGGTGTGGCGTTGGGCCTGTCCTGCGCGACCGGATTCGCGATCATGGAATCGATGTCCTACGCCTGGAAGAACGTCGATCACGCCGGTGCCGTCAACGCGGGCATGGTGCTGTTCATGCGTGGGCTCGCCACCCCGTTCAGCCACCTCGCCTGGACCGGCCTCATCTGCGCGGTCGCCTTCGGGGCCTGGCAGGCCAGAGGGAGAATCGTGATCACGTTCTCCGTCGCCGGAGCCTTCGTGGCGGCGGCCGTACTGCACTCGCTCAACGACGGCCTGCTCACGCTCGACATCCCCGGCCCTGTCCGTCTGCTCTTCCTCGTCGTCGCGGCGGTGAGCTACTGGCTGTTCTACCGTGCCACCCGCGACCTGGTCCCCGGCGCCGCCGCCGGACCGGCCGCCGTCCCGGGCCTGGCCTCACGCCCATACGCCTCCTAG